The stretch of DNA GGCGTCGAAGTCGGTGAGTTCGTCTTCGAGCCCAGCTCCCCGGACGCAGCTGAGGACGACGGCGTGCTCATGGGCTTCGCCTACGACAGAGCTGCGGCCCGCAGCGACCTGATGATCCTCGACGCGGCGAGCTTGGAGACCGTTGCCGCCGTGCACCTGCCCGTCCGGGTTCCGAACGGATTCCACGGCAACTGGGTGCCCACTGGCGCGTGATCGTCGCCCGCTGCGCCGGGCGGTCGGCCGATCTGGTCAGCTGGGACACCGGAGTTCATCGGCGGCGTGCCGCTGGGCCCAGATGTTCTGGTGCAGTGCGACCTCGGAGGTGGCGAGTGGACAGCGACGCAGCGGCGCTGGCGGAACGCGCGGAGACCGCGCTCCCCGATGTGCTGGCCGACCTGCGCCGGTTGGTCGAAACCGAAACGCCGAGCCACGACAAGCAGGCGCTGAACGCGGGGCTCGTCGACCTCGAAACCTGGCTCGCCGAACGCCTCGGTGAGCCGGGTTCCCGGCAACGCCACGACGGCGGCTCCTACGGCGACATCCTGGACACCACCTTCCCCGGCACCGCCGGTGGCACCGTGCTGCTGCTGTGCCACTACGACACGGTCTGGCCGGTGGGCACCCTCGCCGAGTGGCCCTTCACCATCGAGGACGACCGCATCACCGCTCCCGGCTGCCTGGACATGAAGCTCGGCATCGTGCACGGCGTCTGGGCGCTGCGGTTGCTGCGCGAACTGGAGATCCCGCACCCCGCGGTGCGGTTGCTCTGCACGGGTGATGAGGAGATCGGCAGCCATGCCTCCCGCGAGTTCATCGAGCGGGCGTGCCGCGCATCCGACGCGACGCTGGTGCTCGAACCCAGCCGCGCGGGCAAGGTGAAGGTGCGCCGCAAGGGGCTCGGCCTGTTCGACCTGGTGGTGCGCGGCGTGGAGTCGCACGCGGGCCTGGATCCGGACGCCGGGGCCAGCGCCGTGCACGCGCTGGCCGAACTGATCCCGGCCGTCACCGCGCTCGCCGAGCCCGGCCGGGGAACCACCATCAACGTCGGAACGATCACCGGCGGCACCGGCCGCAACGTGGTGGCCGGGCGGGCGAGCTGCGAGATCGACGTCCGGGTGCAGGACCCGGCCGAAATGCCGCGGATCGACGCAGGGCTCGCCGCGCTCGCGGTGTCCGACGAGCGGATCGGGGTCGAATTGCAGGGCGGCTGGAACAGGCCACCGATGAACCCCAACCCGGCCTCGGAGCGGTTGTTCGAGCTGGCCCGCGCCACTGCGGACGATCTCGGCCGCACGCTGGAAGGCACCTCGGTGGGCGGCGTGAGCGATGCGAACTTCGTGTCCGCGCTGGACTTCCCGGTGCTCGACGGGCTCGGCGCGGTCGGCGCGGGCCCGCACTCCCGCGACGAGCACGTGCTGCCGGGCGAGTCGCCGGCGCAGATCGCGCTGCTCGCGCACCTGATCGGCCGGCTGCACGAACGCTGAGTGTTTTGACCGGCGTGCACGCAGCGCCATCGCGCTCCCCCTGAACGTGCACGCCGGTCCCGGCCCAACCCCGGCACGTGGACGATGCCGGAGATTCCCCCAGTGGACCGCGCACCGCGAAGCACTGAGCTCGCGGTGAGACGAACACTGGCAACCCGCGGTGACTGCTGGGTGACTCGACGGTGACTGCGCCGTTCTGCCAAGGTGTCCTGCGAGGTGGGGAGGCCGGAGCGCGCGGCGGCCCGGGGCTTGCGGTTGAGGATGTGCGGTTGTGGAACTCGAATTCTTCGTCCTGGGTCCGCTGGAAGTTCGCAGTGCCGGGGTCGAGATACCGGTGCGTTCCGGACAGCAGCGAGTGCTGCTGGCGGCGCTGCTGCTGCGGGCGAACCAGGTCGTGCCGTTGGACGAGCTGACCGACCGGTTATGGGGCGAAGCGCCTCCCCGCGGGGCGCGCAACACGCTGCGTGCCTACGTCATGCGGTTGCGGCGGACCCTCGGTGCCGATGACGGCGACGGCGTGGTCGTCGAGACGCATCCGGAGGGCTACCGCATCCGGGTCGAGCCCGCCGAGCTCGACCTGCTGCGGTTCGAGGATCTGCTGGCCCAGGCGGGCCGGCTCGCCGCGGCGGGCCCGATGGAGGAAGCCCAGGTGCTGCGGCAGGCCGTCGCGCTGTGGCGCGGCCCCGTTCTGTCCAATGTGGACTCCGATGGCTGCATCGGGACGCCGTCATGGCGCTGAGCGAACGACGGCTGCAGGCGGTGCAGCGGCGCATCGACCTCGAACTGCAACTCGGCGGCGACGACGAGATCGTCCCGGAGCTCAAGGCGTTGACCGCCGAACATCCCACCCGGGAACGGTTCTGCGCCCAGCTGATGATCGCGTTGTACCGCAGCGGGCGGCAAGCCGACGCGCTGGAGGCCTACCGGCGGACGCGGGAACTGCTGGACGCCGAACTCGGCGTCGACCCCGGTCAGGACCTGCAAGAACTGCACCAGTCGGTGCTCACCGCGGATCCCGCGCTGGAACCGGCGAGGACTCCGCGGGCCAAGGTGGCCGACAGCCGCACGGCCCCGTCCCCGGACCCCGGTTCGAGCGGCTCGGCGGTGACCGTTTTCGAGCCGACGCCGCAACCGGCGGAGGGCAGCTCCGCGGATCTCGCCCAGCAGCAGCACCCGCAGCCGGTGAAACCGCCCCGGCAGCCCCCGGAATCGCGCCGCCAGCGGCTCTTGGGCCCGCTGAGCGCCGCCTGGCTGCTGGCCATCATCTTGGCGATCTTCGGCGGCGTCTTCGACTCGCACCCCGTCTTCTACCTGAGCCTGTCGCTGATGGCCGCGGTCCTGCTCGCCGCGGCAGGCATCGCACTGGCCGAGCGCCGCCGCCGCGGGATCCCGCTGGTGCGGATCCGGCTCGCGAACGCGGCGACGATGCTCCCGCTGCTGGCGGTCGGCGGGCTGCTCGCCGAGGTCACCGTCGACTACCTCGGCGTCCCCGCCATGTGGGGCGTGCCGCTGTTCGCGTCCGCGCTGTTCGTGCACTCCACCGTTGCCGAGCTGGCTCGTGAAGGACGGGCGCCTGCGCGGCACGGGCTGGCGCTGAGCTCGGTCGGCGCGATCGCGAGCGGATTGCTCATCGGGAGCCTGCTGCTGTTCGCCGAGCGCGGGCCGGAGAGCAGCTGGACGACCGGAGCCAGCGTCGAAGGCGCCTCGGCCACCGGAAAGATCAGCCGAGCAGCGCACGGCGAAATCCAGCTCACCGGCGAAGTCGTGGACGACAAGGCCAACTACCTGGGCGCGAGGCTCTACGTCGAGGCGCACCGGCCCGACGGCTCGGCCGAATCCTGGGACACCTACAACGGCAATTCCAAGGGCAGCGCCGAGCCCATCAGCGGCAACCGGGGCGCAGTCACGGACGGGCTCATCTTCCCCGCCGAGACCACCTCGATCCGCGTAAGGGCTTGCGCATCCAACGCGGACGGAACGCACGAGCGACTCGTCGACATCACGTGCGGCCCGCCCATCGAGATCTGGCGACGGTGACCGGTCCCGCTCAGCCGGGGATCAGCCGAGCCAGCCTCCGGTAGGAATCGAGCAGCGCGTCCTCGTCCGGACCGCTGGTGGTGACCAGCACCTCGTCGGCCTCGGTGTCGTCCACAAGGGACTGCAACTGCTCGGCTACCTCGTCCTCGGTGCCGTACACGTGGCCCGCCATCGCCCGCTCGAACTGCTCCTGCTCCCGGCGCCCGAACCGCCGGGCGCGGATCTCGCCGACCGTTTCCAGCGGCGGGAAGACGCCGTGCACCCGCGAGTACGCGGTCGAGAACGCTTCCGGTACCAGCAGCTCGCGGGCTCGTCCGGTGGTTTCGGCGACCGCGACCGAACGGGAGAGCACCACGTGCGGCTGCGATGACCACAGCGACGGCCGGAACAGCTCGCGGTAGCGCTCGACCGAACGCAGCAGCGCCTCGTCACCCCGCACGGCGGCGATCACCAGCGGCAGCCCCGCCTCCGCCGCGTGCTCCACGCCCGAACCGGTGGCCAGCACGAACACCGGGATGCGCAGCCCCGCGGACGGAATCGCGGGCTGATCCGACTCGCCCGCGAAGTAGTCGAGCAGTTCGGCCAGCTGCGCGCCGAAGCGCTCCGCGGACTCCCGGCCGGAGCCCAGCGCGCGGCGAACCGACGCGGTGAACCCGAGCGACCGGCCCAGCCCCATGTCGATCCGGCCCGGATGCAGCGATTCGAGCACGCCGAACTGCTCGGCCACCACCAGCGGCCGGTGGTTCGGCAGCATCACCCCGCCGGTGCCGACCCGGATGCGGGAGGTCGCCGCGGCGACGGCCGCGGCCAGCACGGTCGGCGCCGATCCGGCCGCCCCGGGCACGCCGTGGTGCTCGGCAACCCAGAACCGGTGGTAGCCGAGCGCTTCGGCTTCCGCGGCGAACCGGACGGTGCGCGGCAACGACTCCGACGGGCTACGGCCGCTCCGCACCAGCGAGCGGTCCAGGACCGAGAAGCGCAGCGGGTTGGTCACACCGGCACCAACGCCGGTGCACGCGGCCCGGATTCCCGGCGGTGGCCGCTCAGCCGCCCCGCGAAACCGCGGCCAGGAATTCGTTCAACGCGGCCCACAGCCCCTGGATGGCCTGGACCAGGAGCCCGAATCCGCGCTGGACGTTCGCGGCGGCCCCGACCGGATCGCGGATCACCAAGAACAGGGCCACGGCGACGACGGCCAGCACGATCAGCGTCTTCCGGTCCAAGGTCCGCACCTCCCACACCGGTTCGGCGAGCCCGCTCGTCGTGCCACTGTGGACACGCGACGATCGCACGCCAACCTACGTCACCGGACCGCCCGGGCGGAACGGCATCGGCCGAGTGTCCTTCCCGGACCGTCCCGCAAGATCACGCGCTGGTCCGTCACCGCCCGTCCTGCCGGGACAACTCCCCCAGCACCTGGTGCGTGCGGTTCGCGCGAACCGACAGCCGCTGCTCCCGGGCGGTCACGTCGATGTAGGTCTGGCTGGAATTGATGGAGGCGTGCCCGAGCAGCTTCGCGATCTCGGCGGCGTTCGCCCCGTCCTCGGCCAGCCGGGTCGCGAAGGTGTGCCGCAGCGCGTGCACCATCGCACCGGGCTGCACCCGATCGGAGATGCCTGCCGCGCGCATCGATTGCCGGACCAGGTACTGCAGCCCGCCGCGGCGCAACGGCTCACCGCGGTGGTCCACGAACAGCGCGGCGCCGCCCGGGAGGCGTTCGCCGAACCGGGTCCGGCGGGTCCGCAGGTAGTCGCCGACGACCTCGTCCAGTGCGCCCTCGATCGGGATGGAGCGGTTCTTGCCGCCCTTGCCCTGCACGTGCAACCGGCGGTCACCGGGCCGTCCGGCCAGTGCCGAGACGGTCAGCTCCAGCAGCTCGGCCGAGCGCACTCCGGTGCACAGCAGCACCGCCAGCACCGCGAGGTCCCGTTCCGGCCAAGGGTTGCGCGCCCGGCGCGCGCCCTCGGAGACCAAGCGCAACAGCCGTTCCGGAGTTTCCTCGCCCTGCAGCGGTTTCGGGGTCGCCGGCGCGGTGCGGGGCTTCGGAACCACCTGCATCGGGTTGCCGCCCACGGCGCCTTCGACGACGAGGAACCCGAACAGGCCGTTCCAAGTGGACCACGCGCGAGTCACCGAGGACGCCGACCGGGCCGCGGCGTGCCGCGCGAACGCCGAACGCAGCACCGTGGCGGTGACCTCGGCGACCGGCAACGCATCGACTGCCAGCCCGCTGAGCTCCGCCAGCTCGGCACCGACCGAGCCGAGGTCGCGGCGGTAGGCGCGCAGCGAGTTCGCGGCCAGCTTCCGGGCCTGCAGGTGCTCCAAGTACACCTC from Saccharopolyspora sp. SCSIO 74807 encodes:
- a CDS encoding M20 family metallopeptidase → MDSDAAALAERAETALPDVLADLRRLVETETPSHDKQALNAGLVDLETWLAERLGEPGSRQRHDGGSYGDILDTTFPGTAGGTVLLLCHYDTVWPVGTLAEWPFTIEDDRITAPGCLDMKLGIVHGVWALRLLRELEIPHPAVRLLCTGDEEIGSHASREFIERACRASDATLVLEPSRAGKVKVRRKGLGLFDLVVRGVESHAGLDPDAGASAVHALAELIPAVTALAEPGRGTTINVGTITGGTGRNVVAGRASCEIDVRVQDPAEMPRIDAGLAALAVSDERIGVELQGGWNRPPMNPNPASERLFELARATADDLGRTLEGTSVGGVSDANFVSALDFPVLDGLGAVGAGPHSRDEHVLPGESPAQIALLAHLIGRLHER
- a CDS encoding winged helix-turn-helix domain-containing protein; the protein is MELEFFVLGPLEVRSAGVEIPVRSGQQRVLLAALLLRANQVVPLDELTDRLWGEAPPRGARNTLRAYVMRLRRTLGADDGDGVVVETHPEGYRIRVEPAELDLLRFEDLLAQAGRLAAAGPMEEAQVLRQAVALWRGPVLSNVDSDGCIGTPSWR
- a CDS encoding BTAD domain-containing putative transcriptional regulator, translating into MALSERRLQAVQRRIDLELQLGGDDEIVPELKALTAEHPTRERFCAQLMIALYRSGRQADALEAYRRTRELLDAELGVDPGQDLQELHQSVLTADPALEPARTPRAKVADSRTAPSPDPGSSGSAVTVFEPTPQPAEGSSADLAQQQHPQPVKPPRQPPESRRQRLLGPLSAAWLLAIILAIFGGVFDSHPVFYLSLSLMAAVLLAAAGIALAERRRRGIPLVRIRLANAATMLPLLAVGGLLAEVTVDYLGVPAMWGVPLFASALFVHSTVAELAREGRAPARHGLALSSVGAIASGLLIGSLLLFAERGPESSWTTGASVEGASATGKISRAAHGEIQLTGEVVDDKANYLGARLYVEAHRPDGSAESWDTYNGNSKGSAEPISGNRGAVTDGLIFPAETTSIRVRACASNADGTHERLVDITCGPPIEIWRR
- a CDS encoding MsnO8 family LLM class oxidoreductase, whose amino-acid sequence is MTNPLRFSVLDRSLVRSGRSPSESLPRTVRFAAEAEALGYHRFWVAEHHGVPGAAGSAPTVLAAAVAAATSRIRVGTGGVMLPNHRPLVVAEQFGVLESLHPGRIDMGLGRSLGFTASVRRALGSGRESAERFGAQLAELLDYFAGESDQPAIPSAGLRIPVFVLATGSGVEHAAEAGLPLVIAAVRGDEALLRSVERYRELFRPSLWSSQPHVVLSRSVAVAETTGRARELLVPEAFSTAYSRVHGVFPPLETVGEIRARRFGRREQEQFERAMAGHVYGTEDEVAEQLQSLVDDTEADEVLVTTSGPDEDALLDSYRRLARLIPG
- a CDS encoding tyrosine-type recombinase/integrase, giving the protein MVEEVPAVREAGGSVAYWTEVYLEHLQARKLAANSLRAYRRDLGSVGAELAELSGLAVDALPVAEVTATVLRSAFARHAAARSASSVTRAWSTWNGLFGFLVVEGAVGGNPMQVVPKPRTAPATPKPLQGEETPERLLRLVSEGARRARNPWPERDLAVLAVLLCTGVRSAELLELTVSALAGRPGDRRLHVQGKGGKNRSIPIEGALDEVVGDYLRTRRTRFGERLPGGAALFVDHRGEPLRRGGLQYLVRQSMRAAGISDRVQPGAMVHALRHTFATRLAEDGANAAEIAKLLGHASINSSQTYIDVTAREQRLSVRANRTHQVLGELSRQDGR